A genomic stretch from Corvus cornix cornix isolate S_Up_H32 chromosome 7, ASM73873v5, whole genome shotgun sequence includes:
- the NFE2L2 gene encoding nuclear factor erythroid 2-related factor 2 — protein MNLIDILWRQDIDLGARREVFDFSERQKEYELEKQKKLEKERQEQLQKEQEKALLAQLELDEETGEFVPVQPAQCLQSEDTEPSGVFSQATEPSKPEAEALSFDDCMQLLAEAFPFIDEHEASSATFQSLVPAQVNSNPAFISSDQAQPPESPDLVPTTDAENMQNIEQVWEELLSLPELQCLNIENDNLAEVSTVTSPETKPAEMHNSYSYCSSLPVLKKELNCSPDFLDGMEGPFSGILPPEDTNPLSVNSLNDTSPSNPDFCEDFYTTFIDTKANGDAAARNTISQSLAEILSEPIDLSDFALCKAFNGSHSGTRAECNDSDSGVSLNASSSVASPEHSVESSAYADKTLGCSDSEMEDLDSAPGSMLPSSASVYSLHLQDQVFSSLGPNTQTPSLPCTTTPKKEPPLAPSQPKAPFTKDKPPSRLEAHLTRDEQRARALQIPFPVEKIINLPVADFSEMMSKEQFNEAQLTLIRDIRRRGKNKVAAQNCRKRKLENIVELEHDLSNLKDEKEKLLKEKGEHDRSLHQMKKQFTTLYLEVFSMLRDEDGKPYSPSEYSLQQTRDGNVFLVPKSRKSGTKL, from the exons ATGAACTTGATCGACATCCTTTGGAGGCAAGATATAGACCTTGGGGCAAGACGTGAAGTTTTTGATTTTAGTGAGCGACAGAAGGAGTATGAACTCgagaaacagaagaaacttgaaaaggaaagacaagaaCAGCTccaaaaagagcaggagaaagcCTTGCTGGCTCAGCTGGAGTTAGACGAAGAGACAGGTGAATTTGTTCCTGTGCAGCCAGCTCAGTGCCTTCAGTCAGAAGATACTGAGCCATCCGGTGTTTTCTCACAG GCCACAGAGCCTTCAAAACCAGAAGCAGAGGCCTTGTCCTTTGATGACTGCATGCAGCTCTTGGCAGAAGCATTCCCATTTATAGATGAGCATGAG GCTTCTTCAGCTACATTTCAGTCACTGGTTCCTGCTCAGGTCAATAGCAACCCAGCCTTCATTTCTTCTGATCAAGCTCAGCCACCTGAATCCCCTGATCTAGTTCCAACCACTGATGCAGAGAATATGCAGAACATAGAGCAAGTTTGGGAAGAATTATTGTCCCTTCCAGAGTTACAG TGCCTGAACATCGAAAATGATAACCTGGCTGAGGTGAGCACAGTCACGAGCCCTGAAACCAAGCCAGCAGAGATGCACAACAGCTACAGTTACTGCAGCTCATTACCTGTACTGAAAAAAGAACTTAACTGCAGTCCAGATTTCCTGGATGGTATGGAGGGCCCCTTTTCGGGCATTTTGCCACCAGAAGACACCAACCCTCTGAGTGTGAACTCTTTAAATGACACGTCCCCTTCAAACCCCGATTTCTGTGAGGATTTCTACACCACCTTTATTGATACAAAGGCGAACGGTGATGCAGCAGCAAGGAACACTATCAGTCAATCCCTGGCAGAGATTCTAAGTGAACCTATTGATCTTTCTGACTTCGCACTGTGTAAAGCTTTTAATGGCAGCCACTCAGGGACCAGAGCAGAATGTAACGATTCTGACTCTGGTGTTTCACTGAATGCAAGTTCCAGCGTAGCATCGCCGGAACACTCTGTGGAATCATCTGCCTATGCAGATAAGACTTTGGGTTGCAGTGATTCTGAAATGGAAGACCTGGATAGTGCTCCTGGAAGTATGCTGCCGAGCAGTGCTAGTGTGTACTCTTTGCACCTCCAGGATCAGGTGTTTTCTTCCTTAGGGCCAAACACTCAAACACCAAGTTTGCCATGCACAACCACACCAAAGAAAGAACCCCCTCTGGCTCCCAGCCAACCCAAAGCTCCATTCACAAAAGATAAACCTCCAAGCCGCCTTGAAGCTCATCTCACAAGAGATGAGCAAAGAGCACGAGCTCTGCAGATCCCTTTTCCTGTTGAAAAAATCATCAATCTCCCTGTTGCGGACTTCAGTGAAATGATGTCTAAGGAGCAGTTCAATGAAGCCCAGCTTACCCTTATTCGAGATATACGCAGGAGAGGCAAGAACAAAGTGGCTGCTCAAAATTGCCgtaaaagaaaactggaaaatatagTAGAACTGGAGCATGATTTGAGTAACCTAAaagatgagaaagagaaattgctTAAGGAAAAAGGAGAGCATGACAGGAGCCTTCAtcaaatgaaaaagcaatttaCCACCTTGTACCTCGAGGTCTTCAGCATGCTACGTGATGAAGATGGAAAGCCTTACTCTCCTAGTGAATATTCACTGCAGCAAACTAGAGATGGCAATGTCTTTCTTGTTCCTAAGAGCAGGAAGTCAGGGACTAAACTTTGA